Proteins encoded within one genomic window of Streptomyces profundus:
- the mshC gene encoding cysteine--1-D-myo-inosityl 2-amino-2-deoxy-alpha-D-glucopyranoside ligase, whose product MYAWPASKVPVLPGQGPDLTVHDTARGRLHTLEPGPVARLYVCGITPYDATHMGHAATYTAFDLVYRLWLDSGRQVHYVQNVTDVDDPLLERAAATGVDWTELAERETALFREDMTALRMLPPEHYVGAVEAIPRIVPVIERLRAAGAAYGLEGDCYFSVESDPRFGSVSGFDAALMRELSAERGGDPERPGKKNALDPLLWRAARPGEPSWDGGTLGRGRPGWHVECVAIALDHLGMGFDIQGGGSDLVFPHHEMGASHAQVLTGEFPYAQGYVHAGMVGYQGEKMSKSKGNLVLVSQLRKDGVDPAAIRLALLGHHYRSDWEWTDAVLDEAVARLARWRHAVSRPEGPPAEALVGEIRAALADDLNAPEALAAVDRWAETQEREGGAETGGPGQVSRAVDALLGVAL is encoded by the coding sequence ATGTATGCCTGGCCCGCCTCAAAGGTTCCCGTTCTGCCCGGTCAGGGCCCAGATCTCACGGTCCACGACACCGCCAGGGGCCGTCTCCACACCCTGGAGCCCGGCCCCGTCGCACGACTCTACGTGTGCGGTATCACCCCCTACGACGCCACCCATATGGGACACGCGGCCACCTACACCGCGTTCGACCTGGTGTACCGACTGTGGCTGGACTCGGGACGCCAGGTGCACTACGTGCAGAACGTCACCGACGTCGACGATCCGCTGCTGGAGCGGGCCGCGGCCACCGGGGTCGACTGGACGGAGCTGGCCGAGCGTGAGACCGCGCTCTTCCGCGAGGACATGACCGCGCTGCGGATGCTGCCGCCGGAGCACTATGTCGGCGCGGTCGAGGCCATACCCCGGATCGTCCCGGTGATCGAGCGGCTGCGGGCCGCCGGCGCGGCCTACGGCCTGGAGGGCGACTGCTACTTCTCGGTCGAGTCCGATCCGCGCTTCGGCTCCGTGTCGGGGTTCGACGCCGCCCTGATGCGGGAGCTGTCCGCCGAGCGCGGCGGCGATCCGGAGCGGCCCGGCAAGAAGAACGCGCTGGATCCGCTGCTGTGGCGGGCCGCCAGGCCGGGGGAGCCGTCCTGGGACGGCGGCACGCTGGGCCGGGGACGGCCCGGCTGGCATGTCGAGTGTGTGGCCATCGCCCTCGACCATCTGGGCATGGGCTTCGACATCCAGGGCGGCGGCTCCGACCTGGTCTTCCCGCACCACGAGATGGGCGCCTCGCACGCCCAGGTACTGACCGGCGAGTTCCCCTACGCCCAGGGCTATGTGCACGCCGGGATGGTCGGCTACCAGGGCGAGAAGATGTCCAAGTCCAAGGGCAACCTGGTGCTGGTCTCCCAACTGCGGAAGGACGGCGTCGACCCCGCGGCGATCCGGCTGGCCCTGCTGGGGCACCACTACCGGTCCGACTGGGAGTGGACGGACGCGGTGCTCGACGAGGCGGTGGCCCGGCTGGCGCGCTGGCGGCACGCGGTCTCCCGCCCCGAGGGGCCGCCGGCCGAGGCTCTCGTCGGGGAGATCAGGGCGGCCCTGGCGGACGATCTGAACGCGCCCGAGGCGCTGGCGGCCGTCGACCGCTGGGCCGAGACGCAGGAGCGCGAGGGCGGCGCCGAGACCGGCGGCCCCGGGCAGGTCTCCCGGGCCGTGGACGCGCTGCTCGGGGTCGCGCTCTAG
- a CDS encoding SCO1664 family protein, producing MSAPERIPSQQGVSTQEVLSQGELTVVGRITDASNAVLYGQVELAGRRLRCVYKPVSGERPLWDFPDGTLAEREVASYEVCRALGWDLVPPTVLRDGPLGAGMCQLWVGPAPEAADFARGAESLLALVEGEHPEPGWKAVGFAEVAEGRTALLVHADDARLRRLATLDAVINNADRKGGHLLPLPDGRLHGIDHGVTFHVDNKLRTLLWGWAGEPLPAEIRAALGRLADELADGRPLSRRLRELLTEAECQAVRERVAALLAAGAHPAPSGEWPAIPWPLV from the coding sequence ATGTCCGCGCCAGAACGGATACCGTCGCAGCAGGGCGTGAGCACCCAGGAGGTCCTCTCCCAGGGCGAGTTGACCGTGGTGGGTCGGATCACCGACGCCTCCAACGCGGTTCTCTACGGCCAGGTCGAGCTGGCCGGCCGGCGGCTGCGCTGCGTCTACAAGCCGGTCTCCGGGGAGCGCCCGCTGTGGGACTTCCCCGACGGCACGTTGGCCGAGCGCGAGGTCGCCTCCTACGAGGTGTGCCGGGCGCTCGGCTGGGATCTGGTGCCCCCGACCGTGCTGCGGGACGGCCCGCTGGGGGCGGGGATGTGCCAGCTGTGGGTGGGTCCCGCGCCCGAGGCGGCGGACTTCGCGCGGGGCGCCGAGAGCCTGCTGGCGCTGGTCGAGGGCGAGCACCCCGAGCCGGGCTGGAAGGCGGTCGGCTTCGCGGAGGTGGCCGAGGGGCGCACGGCCCTGCTGGTGCACGCCGACGACGCCAGGCTGCGCCGGCTGGCCACGCTGGACGCGGTGATCAACAACGCCGACCGCAAGGGCGGGCACCTGCTGCCGCTGCCCGACGGCCGACTCCACGGCATCGACCACGGCGTCACGTTCCATGTCGACAACAAGCTGCGCACCCTGCTGTGGGGTTGGGCCGGGGAGCCGCTGCCCGCCGAGATCCGGGCCGCCCTGGGCCGGCTCGCCGACGAACTCGCCGACGGCCGGCCGCTGTCGCGCCGGCTGCGGGAGCTGCTCACCGAGGCCGAGTGCCAGGCCGTCAGGGAACGGGTGGCCGCGCTCCTGGCCGCCGGCGCGCATCCGGCGCCCAGCGGCGAATGGCCGGCGATCCCCTGGCCGCTGGTCTAG